A portion of the Algisphaera agarilytica genome contains these proteins:
- the purE gene encoding 5-(carboxyamino)imidazole ribonucleotide mutase produces the protein MSESSPLVGIVMGSNSDWPTMKLAAEMLEGFGVAYEAKVTSAHRTPELMFDYAASAEERGLQVIIAGAGGAAHLPGMVASKTVLPVLGVPIKSKALSGMDSLLSIVQMPGGVPVGTLAIGDSGAKNAALLAVSILANSDASLRAKLHDFRKEQSAKAAAMELD, from the coding sequence ATGAGTGAATCATCGCCGCTGGTTGGGATCGTGATGGGCAGCAACTCGGATTGGCCGACGATGAAGTTGGCCGCGGAGATGCTCGAGGGTTTTGGCGTGGCGTACGAGGCGAAGGTGACCTCGGCCCACCGCACGCCGGAGTTGATGTTCGACTACGCCGCCTCGGCCGAGGAGCGTGGCCTGCAGGTCATCATCGCCGGGGCGGGCGGCGCGGCCCACCTGCCGGGCATGGTCGCGAGCAAGACGGTGCTGCCGGTCTTGGGGGTGCCGATCAAGTCGAAGGCGCTCAGCGGGATGGACAGCCTGCTGTCGATCGTGCAGATGCCTGGCGGCGTGCCGGTGGGGACGCTGGCCATCGGCGACAGCGGCGCGAAGAACGCGGCGCTGCTGGCGGTGTCGATCCTGGCGAACAGCGACGCGTCGCTGCGGGCAAAGCTGCACGACTTCCGCAAGGAACAGTCGGCGAAGGCCGCGGCGATGGAGTTGGATTGA
- a CDS encoding ion transporter: MAAKLKTLVESRAFANVILGLIVFAAVIVGIETYPGVMDRHGKLLHTIDKIIIWLFALEAALKMSAGGKKWYRYFTDPWNIFDFTIVVVCFLPVNAQYAQVLRLARVLRALRLISAIPKLQLLVGSLLKSLPSMCYVGLLLMVMFYVYAVLGVFLFRENDPVHFRNLELSMLSLFRVVTLEDWTDVMYIQMYGSANYPFSEQDLARYEFNSNAQPFIGAFYFVSFVALGTMIMLNLFIGVIIQSMDEAQAEAEQAKRRKHIEDTGHISVGDEMALIQKQLKALADDLERLQKRADKE, encoded by the coding sequence ATGGCCGCCAAGCTCAAAACCCTCGTCGAATCCCGCGCCTTCGCCAACGTCATCCTCGGGCTGATCGTGTTCGCCGCGGTGATCGTCGGCATCGAGACCTACCCCGGCGTGATGGATCGCCACGGCAAGCTGCTCCACACGATCGACAAGATCATCATCTGGCTGTTCGCTCTCGAAGCGGCGCTCAAGATGTCCGCCGGGGGCAAGAAGTGGTACCGCTACTTCACCGACCCGTGGAACATCTTCGACTTCACGATCGTGGTGGTGTGCTTCCTGCCGGTGAACGCGCAGTACGCCCAGGTGCTGCGATTGGCCCGGGTGCTGCGGGCGCTGCGGCTGATCTCGGCGATCCCGAAGCTACAGCTGCTGGTCGGCTCGCTGCTCAAGTCGCTGCCGTCGATGTGTTACGTCGGGCTGCTGCTCATGGTGATGTTCTACGTCTACGCGGTGCTGGGCGTGTTCCTCTTCCGCGAGAACGACCCGGTGCACTTCCGCAACCTCGAGCTGTCGATGCTCAGCCTGTTCCGCGTGGTCACCCTCGAAGACTGGACCGACGTGATGTACATCCAGATGTACGGCTCGGCGAACTACCCGTTCAGCGAGCAGGACCTGGCCCGGTACGAGTTCAACAGCAACGCCCAGCCGTTCATCGGCGCGTTCTACTTCGTGTCGTTTGTGGCGCTGGGCACCATGATCATGCTCAACTTGTTCATCGGCGTGATCATCCAGTCCATGGACGAAGCCCAGGCCGAGGCCGAGCAAGCTAAACGCCGAAAACATATCGAAGACACCGGCCACATCAGCGTCGGTGACGAGATGGCATTGATCCAGAAACAACTCAAAGCGCTGGCGGATGATTTGGAGCGGCTGCAGAAGCGAGCCGACAAAGAATGA